From Candidatus Binatia bacterium:
CGCCAGCACGGTACGAATGGGTGCAGCACGTCCCCATCGCCAAAGCCGCCGGCGTAACCGCAAGCCAGGTGAAGGCACTCGAAGCTGGTGATCTCAGCGCCGACTGTTTCGACACGCGAGACCGCCTCGTTCTTCGGTTCACCGATGAGGTGGTGCGTGACGTGCGGGCCTCGGACGAAACCTTTGGGCTGATGACCAAACAGTTCCCACCGCGCGAAATCGTCGAGCTCACCCTGGCCATCGGCTACTACATGCTGATCGCCCGGCTGCTCGAAACCACCGGCGTCGACCTGGAGGCGGACGCTGGGACCAAGGTCATTGATGCGCTAAAGTAGCAGGCCAACGTGGTGTGTGATGATCAAAGTCATCGGCCTGGATCATTTCGTTCTGCGAGTGTGTGACCTCGACACTTCGCTGCGCTTCTATCGTGACACCTTGGACCTGCCGATCTTGTACCTCGACGAGTACCGGGCCGGGCAACGCCCGTTCGTGTCGGTGCGCGTGGGCGACCAGTTGCTCGATCTGGTCCCCGACCCCACCTACGATCCGCACCGGGGCAAGGACACGGGCGGCTTCCTGCATTTCTGCATGCAGATCGAAGGCGGCCGCTTCGCCAGCATCATTCCGTGGCTGAAGAAGCATGGAGTGAACGTCCTCGAAGAGCAGCCTATGTTGCGCATGGGGGCGCGCGGCCTGGGCCTGTCCATCTACGTCACCGATCCCGACGGCTACGTCGTCGAACTGAAAGAGCACGCGGCGTGATGACGGCAGCGCCACGATGGATGTCCTGCGCGCGCATCGCCGGAGCGGTGCTGCTGCTCTCGTGCCTGGCCACGAGTGCCGGCGCAGCGGACATCGATTGGGCGGAAGTCGAGAGCCAAGCGACCGAGTTCTTGAGCGCCTACATTCAGATCGACACCTCCAACCCGCCGGGCAATGAAACCGCGGCAGCCAGGTTTCTGGCGGACCGCTTCCGCCAGGTTGGCATCGAGACCGACATCTTCGAATCCGCGCCGGGCCGCGGTTCAGTGCTCGCCCGCATCAAAGGGACGGGCGGCCTGCGCCCGATCATTTTCCTGAACCACCTCGACGTGGTCCCGGCGACGCCGGAAGGTTGGGACCTGCCGCCATTCTCCGGCACGGTTCGCGACGGCTACGTCTACGGTCGCGGTGCGATTGATTGCAAGGGCCCCGGCACCATCGAAGCGATGGCGGTGTTGCTCCTCAAACGCCAGGGCATCGCGCTGAAGCGTGACGTCATCTTTCTGGGCACGGCGGATGAGGAAACCGGCGGCAAGCTCGGCGCCGGGTGGATGGTGGCTGAGCACTTCAAGGACCTTCACCATGCCGAGTTCGTTCTGAACGAAGGAGGCAGTGTGCGGCTGCGGGCCGACGGCTCGCGCGCCTACGAGATCGCCGTCTCGGAGAAAACCCCGTGTTGGCTGAAGCTCGAGACAACCGGTGTTCCCGGGCATGGATCGTCCCCGCCGCCGGAAACCGCGGTGACCCGGCTGATCCGAGGGCTCGATCGTGTGCGCGGCTACGAGGCGCCGCTGCGCGTGACGCCGGAAGTGCAAACCTACTATGCCGCGTTGGCTGCGACGCTACAGGGTGAGCGGCGCGAACGATTCAAGGACCTGCGTGCCGCGCTTGCCGACGCCGACTTCCGCCGCGCATTTCTGCAAGACCCGCATGACGCAGCGCTGGTCCGCAATACGATCACCCCAACTGTCCTCAATGGCAGCCAGAAGACCAACGTCATCCCCTACGCGGCCAGCGCCGAACTGGACTGCCGGCTGCTACCGGGTGAAGATCCCGAGGTGTTCGTCCGCACGCTGAAGGACACGATCGGCGATCCGGAGGTTACGGTGCGCGTGCTGCTGAATTTCCCGCCGACGTCATCACCGTCGGCCACGGCCTTCACCGCCGCCGTGCGGGCCCTGGCCGAAGGCGAGGGCGCGCCGGTGGTTCCCAGCGTCCTCACCGGATTTACCGACAGCCATTACTTCCGGGAGAAAGGAATCGCCAGCTACGGTTTCGTTCCGTTCGATCTGAGCGAAGACGAGGAGCGGCGCGAGCATGGCGTCAACGAGCGCGTATCCACGCACAACCTGCGCGAGGGCACGCGCCGGCTGATGGACCTCCTGCAACGTTTGGATGTCGAGGCTCAACACGATGAACAAGCGCAAAGCAAGACCCGGTGACTTTCGTTTCGTCTCGCGGGTTGATGACGCGCCGCGCCTGCCGCGGCAGTGAGGCCTTCTCATGTGGATACCCGACCTACCGGTGCTGGAGAAGATCGTGCGCGCGGCGGCAGTGTATCTCTTTCTGCTCGTGGGCTTACGCCTCACGGGGAAGCGCCAGATGGGGCAGATGTCGGCGTTCGACCTCGTGGTGCTGTTGATCATCAGCAACGTGCTGCAAAACGCCATGATCGGCAACGACAACTCGGTGCTCGGAGGATTCCTCGGCGCCGCAACGATCCTGCTGCTGAACTACGGCGTGACACGCCTGGCGTTCTCGCGCCGAGGCCTCGAGCGGTTGATCGAGGGGGCCCCCACACTCCTCATCCACAACGGCAAGGTGATCGAAGCGAATCTGCGGCGAGAGCTGCTGACGCGGGATGAACTCATGGCCGGGCTGCGGCGGCAAGGGATCATGGCCGTCGAAGAAGTGCATGTGGCGCTGATCGAGGAGACGGGAACGATTACGGCGGTGAGAAGGGAGCATGCCGCCGTCCGCGTTCAGCCATCAGCTTCGGAAAACCCGAAACCATGAGCTGGAGCGGTAGCGGACTTGGAGCTTAGTGCTGACAGCTGATGGCTGAACGCTACCAGTACCCCTACGGCACTTCCGGATCGAAAAGCGGTGTCCAGTGGTCCAGCGACAGAGCTCCGTCAGCGACGATGGCGGCACCGTTGATGTAGCGGGCTGCGGGGGAACAGAGGAACAGGACCATGGCGGCGATCTCGTCGGGCTCGGCCAGCCGGTGCGCCGGGATATCCTTCAACTGGAGGGCCTCGTAGTTCTCCTGCTCGGCCCGGACGTACTCTTCTTCACGCAGGCCGGCGGTGGAGACGCTGCCTGGGGCCAGCGCATTGATGGTCACGCCGTGGCGCGCATAGTAGTACGCCAGCGACCGGGTCATGTTGACCACGCCGGCGCGCGCCGCACCTGAATGTACGAACGCCGGGGCGCCGCGGTCGAATGAGTAGATGTGCACGATATTGACGATCGCGCCGGATCCACGCTTGATCATGTGCGGACCGACGCAACTGCACACGTTCCAGGTGCCGTTGAGGTTCAGGTCGATGACCGATCGCCAGCCGCGACCGCTGATCTCGGACGGCCGCCCCGGAAACTGCCCGCCGGCATTGTTCACCAAGCAGTCGATCGCGCCGAACCGCTCGATCGCCTTTTGAATCAACGCCTCGACCTGATCGATCTCCCTAATATTCGTCGGGACCGCCAGGCACTCCACGCCGGCGGCTGTGATTTCGGCCGCCGTCGGGTTGAGGTTTTCCGGCTTGCGGCTGGCGATGACCACATTGGCGCCCAGGCGCGCGAACGCCAGCGCGATCGCCTTGCCAATGCCGCGCCCGCCGCCGGTGACGAGCGCAGTCTTGCTCCGGAAGAGCCCGTCTGAAAAGACGCCGAGCGGATTCGGATCAGACGTCATCCGGCCCCGCCCTCACCACTTCGTCGGCCAGTGCGGGTGCCAGGGACGTTCCCGTTCGAAGGCACGAGCCACCTGCAGCACGAGGTCTTCGTGGTGGCGTGGGCCGACGATCTGCATGCCCATCGGCAAGCCCGCACGCGACAAGCCGACGCGGACCGTCGCCGCCGGGTGCCACGAGAGGTTGAAGGGGATCGTAAAGGACGCGACACCGGCAACGATCTGCTGCCGGCCCTCGGTCTCCTCGGGAAAAGGGCCTTTCGCCGGCGGCGGATCGTATGGCACCGTGGGAGTCACCAGCAGGTCCACACGCTCGAACAACTCCGCGCACCAATCGTTGAGGCGAATACGTTCCTGCGCCGACTTTCCCCACAGCTCCGGCGTCATCTGCCAACCCATCTTCACGCCCTCGATGAAGCTGCGGCCGAACTGACTTTCCTGCGCAGGCAACAGCGGGTGCAGATGCGCGGCCAGCTCGAACAGCCCGAGCAGAGCCCATTCGCGGCCGAGCTGCGGCGGTCCGCCTTCGATCCGCTCCAG
This genomic window contains:
- a CDS encoding M20/M25/M40 family metallo-hydrolase, which produces MTAAPRWMSCARIAGAVLLLSCLATSAGAADIDWAEVESQATEFLSAYIQIDTSNPPGNETAAARFLADRFRQVGIETDIFESAPGRGSVLARIKGTGGLRPIIFLNHLDVVPATPEGWDLPPFSGTVRDGYVYGRGAIDCKGPGTIEAMAVLLLKRQGIALKRDVIFLGTADEETGGKLGAGWMVAEHFKDLHHAEFVLNEGGSVRLRADGSRAYEIAVSEKTPCWLKLETTGVPGHGSSPPPETAVTRLIRGLDRVRGYEAPLRVTPEVQTYYAALAATLQGERRERFKDLRAALADADFRRAFLQDPHDAALVRNTITPTVLNGSQKTNVIPYAASAELDCRLLPGEDPEVFVRTLKDTIGDPEVTVRVLLNFPPTSSPSATAFTAAVRALAEGEGAPVVPSVLTGFTDSHYFREKGIASYGFVPFDLSEDEERREHGVNERVSTHNLREGTRRLMDLLQRLDVEAQHDEQAQSKTR
- a CDS encoding SDR family oxidoreductase, producing the protein MTSDPNPLGVFSDGLFRSKTALVTGGGRGIGKAIALAFARLGANVVIASRKPENLNPTAAEITAAGVECLAVPTNIREIDQVEALIQKAIERFGAIDCLVNNAGGQFPGRPSEISGRGWRSVIDLNLNGTWNVCSCVGPHMIKRGSGAIVNIVHIYSFDRGAPAFVHSGAARAGVVNMTRSLAYYYARHGVTINALAPGSVSTAGLREEEYVRAEQENYEALQLKDIPAHRLAEPDEIAAMVLFLCSPAARYINGAAIVADGALSLDHWTPLFDPEVP
- a CDS encoding YetF domain-containing protein, producing the protein MWIPDLPVLEKIVRAAAVYLFLLVGLRLTGKRQMGQMSAFDLVVLLIISNVLQNAMIGNDNSVLGGFLGAATILLLNYGVTRLAFSRRGLERLIEGAPTLLIHNGKVIEANLRRELLTRDELMAGLRRQGIMAVEEVHVALIEETGTITAVRREHAAVRVQPSASENPKP
- a CDS encoding VOC family protein; this encodes MIKVIGLDHFVLRVCDLDTSLRFYRDTLDLPILYLDEYRAGQRPFVSVRVGDQLLDLVPDPTYDPHRGKDTGGFLHFCMQIEGGRFASIIPWLKKHGVNVLEEQPMLRMGARGLGLSIYVTDPDGYVVELKEHAA
- a CDS encoding carboxymuconolactone decarboxylase family protein, giving the protein AVPLNIFYMMAHAETNLRSLLRLGGTILSKQQLSDRLRELAILRIASISPARYEWVQHVPIAKAAGVTASQVKALEAGDLSADCFDTRDRLVLRFTDEVVRDVRASDETFGLMTKQFPPREIVELTLAIGYYMLIARLLETTGVDLEADAGTKVIDALK